In the genome of Drosophila kikkawai strain 14028-0561.14 chromosome 2R, DkikHiC1v2, whole genome shotgun sequence, the window CGTACTTCAGGTGCATCTTCACGGACGAGGGCAGCAGATTGTTCATGACCACCAGGCGAATATTTTTGGCGTTGCTCGTCTGCAGGCAGTACAATCCGAAGAACTTTGGCAACAGAGTGCGCGGATTTTGATTTAGATTCATATAGTAACTGCAATAACGGTATATTTTAGCTGCAAATATTGGTTGGATTAACGGAGGAAACCCACCCAGGCAGTAGTTTCTGTAAGAATTCACCCTCCTTGTGTTGCACCGTCTTGATGATGAACTCGTCGTCGTCCGTTAGGTAGAATATTGAACCGGAAGCACCAGGATTGGACAGTTCCCGCAACGGGGACGTGCACATGGACATCTGCAAGGGATCGTTAATGGATTTGGTTTAATTACAGATGATTAAGTCTTACCATAAAATCATCTGGTTGGATGCCAAACAGATCCCGAAAGTAGCGGAAAGCGATGGGCGCGTAGATCTTATATCTGAACTCGCTGTAGTGGTGGGCAGGTGTAAGGCTAGATCCCTCTGGCGGAAAGGTGATGCTCTCGATCTCCCAGAAGTCCATCATAAGTAAGTCCCGCTTGGGCTTTGAGGCAAGACTGCCGACCTGTCAAGTAGATAATGAAGGGATTATTCGGAAGTTTTTATAGAGAAAACCTTCAGAAACTTGAACTTgtaaatcgtttttttttaacttaacaAGTTGTTAAAAAACGTAACTTATTTAAGGTAATACcgataataaattaattatccTTACAGTGTGTTGAATTCCCAACTGAATGGAGCCCATGATCTGCGACGTCTGTATCTTCTTGTACGTAATCTCGCCGCCCTCACCGACTCGTCTGTGGCCAATCTTCCGCTCCTTGTCCGACTTGTTGTTACCCGCACGTAACGGCCGACTGCCCAGCTGGAGGAAGAGTAAGTGAACCGGGATTAGGCACGAATTAATTGGCCTCCGGTGTCCGCTGCCCGGATGTACTTACCTCAGGCGATGAGTTGTTGCCCACATGGTCGTTGGAGGCTAAAAGGAGAACGGACAGAGAGCTTATTATTAGGCATCATGTTTAATTCAGGCCATGACGCAGTCGCCTGGTCAATCACCGCAACTTGAACTTGGCTGGCCAGACCCTCGCCTCCACCTGCTCCTACGCTAGCTCCTGCTCAGCAACCTTGTAACTTTCTTTTGTTATCAATccaagaatataaatatgaaccGATGGAAGTCAGTCGTCTGTCAGGTGGTGGATGATATGGGGTTGGAAACATGCGAGGGCCGGGGTGTAGGTGGCATGCGGGGGTGCGTCGTCGTGCTGCTTGTTCTGCTTGCCCCTGCCTCGCTTCCCTTCCACGCCACGCGAGACACATGCGCCAGGGGCGCACTTCCATTCGCCTGtcattgattttttgttcgctTTCGACGAGACGGGGAAAATTATGTGACGGTTGGTGGATAATAGTTACCATTGCTGGGATCCACCTGCTTGGCCTGCGACGTCGAGGAGCTGTCCATGTCGATGGTGTTGATGGTGTCGCCATCGCCGGAGGCCATTGTGCTCCTCCAAGTGtccctcgctctctctctccctcttcctccccCTCGCTGCCTGTCTCTCCTCGCCTCTGCTAGGACTTCACTAGGACATGCTGTTGTCGTCTGGGTGGAAATCTGAGCTATTGGTAGccgtttttcgtttttcgccTTTACAGATCTGCAGGGATTATCCAATCGAACGGGTTAACTGGGGGCAGGAACCTTGGCTCTCTTGTCTGGCGCTGGCGTCAACGTTTTTGCCTGTCTAACGGTGATGTTGATGGCTCCTCTGCCACTGCTGTCATTTTCACTGCATACTCATAGGCTCACTGGAAGCGCCTGGAACGGCTGGAAGGGTGTGCGCAGGAAGGCGCGCAGGGCTGAAAACTCACGCAACGCAGGGTTGCTCGGGTTAAGGATTCAAATTCGAAATCTTTTTGATATCGAAATTGGGCGCAAATATTAGCAttcctataaaaataaataatgcaaaagGATATAACTTAAATATAGACTATAAAGTAATTATCTAGGTTATAATGATTTAATTCTTTTACTTGTTAttatgatttataattttcctcGAGTCCCAtcttccttttttaaataaaaaacattttgttttgGCAGTTAAAAGCCACGACGAAAGCGTTCAGTCTAATGCACTTTTACTTgttcgtttctttttttattattagcgTTTCTGTATCTCAATTAGATCTATACATCAGATATAactatcatatatatatatatatatatatatttatttatttatgtggtAAATACGTATGTATATGAATACAATAATTTCTTGTTATGAgtgttttcattttgtttctAATGGGTTCGTTTGCTTTCGCATTTtgagtttggttttttgtttgtggtgttttcttgtttatttgtgtttcgtTTCCCTTAGACATTACATGCATGTACAAAATAAGcgcttttttttaaaaataccgCAAAAAATTACGTTTATCCGTTAAAAgtctatttaaaaatgaaatatcattaaatattctagtcatcaaaatatataaaaaaccaaTATTGCCTACATCGAAGGACACTACCAAACTAACTGCTTAGAGCTAAGGATGCTATGGACATTACGACGGCGACCGTTGTCCATTTGCGTTGTATAGTTGAGGCCTTATCTGTAAGGAGAATTGGGGTTACAGCAACAGGTATTTTTTGGCCTTTGAGGCAAGTGTTGTTGCCTGCTTTTAGGCGCCAAAAGAATTGTTATAAAACAAcgtcaaatttcaaattttacattcaatttattcaattttaatttttaatacagAACTCCAGGTTCTATACTCTTTTCTCTCAGCTTACCTGTACTTACCATAAAAAATAGTCTCTCTACGTTTGGTATAGTTGGTGCCAATAAGGATAAACGCACAGGTGATCGGGGTGGGGGATTCGATTTGATCTTTAGGAATGCGCGTGCGCACGGTCATGCTATAGAGGCCACTGGGGTCCTGGTCCAACTGCGTCAGCACCGACTCCAGTATGTGAGTGTCAAACCTGCGGACAAAATTCGTAGTTATTCGATTCCGTggcaaagaaaaaagaaaaaagccaCCAAATTGGCGTGCTCAACTTACATGACCGACAGCATAGGTTTCGGAAAGACGTGCTGGACCGCACACATAATGTCCACGTCCGTACGCGCGACACCCATCCGCGCCTCCAGCATGAAATCCGACTCAGGAACTGCCAGTTGGGGGGAACCATGGGGGATTCGGATTCAATGCAGACAggagccaaaaacaaaaaagccgTGAGAATTAATCAAGTGTCAAACTAAACAACGAGACGAAAAGAAACAACATAAAGGAGTCGAGTCTTCCAAAGAAAAACACAGAACAGGACAAACAAGCGCCGGTGGTTCCGGCCACCGCAGAGACTGCCACATGACACGCATGCAAATATGAAGGGAAATCACACGTGCGCCAAACAGGCGGGGAATCAACGTCTGCACAGCGAGAAAAGTAGCTACCCTtccttaaaattaataataactaATCGGAACTATCAGTTGGGCATTCGgcttttttctataaaattgcatactctTAATCGATTTCAACttctataaaaatgtaatattactattatttataTCCAACATTAACAATAAATATCTTGAcctgattttaaatttaatctgCAAAAGTGCTTCCAGCTTGAAACAGATTTCTTTGAGTGTATAATGGACGTATAGTTgtgtttgcttaaataaaggaaaacaaatatttttcattaccCTTGCAAATGGTATGAAAATATTCGCGAAAAGTATAAAAGGGAATGGATTCGTTGAAGGCTATCAGAAGTGAAATTCCAATAAGACttgaagtaaataaaataaaataagacttttaggtttaaaaataatattttaattgtggAAACTGATTCTGGAAATTGATATTCGGTGGAATTTTTCATGTTCATTAGTGAAAAGAAAAGCTGTAAAGTGACCGAATTTTGTGGAACACACAAATAAGTTACGGAGCAAGCTTAAAAGGAAGCgactttaatttattactGACGTCTCAACTTTTTATACTCTTGTTTATTACTATGTAACTCATTAAGTTTTCCCCAAAATAGATGAGCCAGCAAAAAAGAGCGAAGGCAAACTTAAATGGAGTAACATGGCATACAGCCAAGATGCGTTCAAAAAGGGGGGTGGGGGGAGAGCGAGTGGGATAACCAGGAATGAACCAAGAATGTCCTACACTAAGCTGCctcctggctggctggcttgACTTGACTTTTGTAAATTGGCTCAAAGTACATAAATCATTACGTTGTTCTCTCTGTGTACACATTGTCCCAAAACCCCCAACAAACACCTTTATATGCAAACACACAAGTCAAGACGGCAGTGGCAGTGGGCGGGTCACCCGACTGGGCCACCTTACACCTAACTCTTTACACCTCACACCCTCTACCTACACCATACACCTGGCGCCTGCTCATAGCCCGACACAACCCACACACAGCACACCCTGGATGGAACCGCACATCTTTCAGGTGTACACCGCCGATCCGTGACACCCACCGATTATTTGCAAGCGGGCACTCCGCTTATCCGTGGTCTGAAAGGTCTGCACCGCACACGTGTACTCCCCCGTCATGTTCCAGTCGGGATTCTTTATCGATATAACACCGGGACTGCCCTCCATGGCGAATAATTTGGTGTCTATCTTCGACTTCATGAAGCCCTGCAAGCGCAAGAAAAAGACAAAGTCGAGGGGGGTTTGTattatgttaattaatttcGTGACCCTTCGGGCAGTGCTGCCAACGACCTATATCAGGGTACCAGGACAGATCAACAAAAGGGAAGCGGCAAAAAGGATAAGAAGCAGGAGGCAACTTCCTTATTCTtggtaaattatgattaatacGAATTAtgcttttttcttttatggtattttttttaaggaaacatGCTTggaactttaaatttatttggttatgtatttaaattatcaaaatatcttatataaagaattttaaattagtaaacaaaaattagatTGGCAAAGAAGAAGGCTGGCTGTCTTCCAAGACAATTTcctgtatttaattttgacaAGTCCTTTGAGTT includes:
- the LOC108076253 gene encoding uncharacterized protein, whose translation is MAVWRGRRLCALAVAWLTLLTVSHSVRITNLRVPHTYTLVRDREPDPLVLDCEVEIGEGEQGFVLKWLFNNHSIYQWIPSVKGFAMGFMKSKIDTKLFAMEGSPGVISIKNPDWNMTGEYTCAVQTFQTTDKRSARLQIIVPESDFMLEARMGVARTDVDIMCAVQHVFPKPMLSVMFDTHILESVLTQLDQDPSGLYSMTVRTRIPKDQIESPTPITCAFILIGTNYTKRRETIFYDKASTIQRKWTTVAVVMSIASLALSS